In a genomic window of Nostoc sp. UHCC 0870:
- a CDS encoding metallophosphoesterase family protein: protein MNKWAILSGIEGNLAAYEAVLADIKRQINQVEALYILGDLVGPRPEAEKLVERVRNPRRGELEPLVCKGWWEEQCFILHGLGSTGEADDLMAKYGGETVKLLWESISRQTVQWLRTLDFGFFELDSLLIHGTTVSVDEELTPDTPPIQMLDRLSRMQANNLFCGRSGLAFQYQLQAGSVTTGITTLDSEVSPQRVEILPRQVIGVGNVGKTPGEAKYTLYNPTSNHVEFKTVRYGVSQGFQLNSSKKVAF, encoded by the coding sequence ATGAATAAGTGGGCAATCTTAAGCGGAATTGAAGGTAATTTAGCGGCTTATGAAGCTGTATTAGCAGATATTAAACGCCAAATTAATCAAGTCGAGGCTTTATATATTTTGGGTGATTTAGTAGGGCCAAGACCAGAAGCGGAGAAATTAGTAGAACGAGTACGCAACCCACGGCGCGGCGAGTTAGAACCACTCGTTTGTAAAGGTTGGTGGGAAGAACAATGTTTTATTTTGCATGGTCTAGGGTCTACTGGCGAAGCAGATGATTTAATGGCAAAATATGGCGGAGAAACTGTTAAGTTACTCTGGGAATCTATTTCTCGTCAAACAGTACAATGGCTAAGAACTCTAGATTTTGGTTTTTTTGAACTAGATTCTTTATTAATTCACGGTACAACTGTATCTGTAGATGAAGAATTAACACCTGATACACCACCAATTCAAATGCTTGACCGCCTCTCACGAATGCAAGCCAATAACTTATTTTGTGGACGTTCTGGTTTGGCTTTTCAATATCAATTGCAAGCAGGTTCAGTTACTACAGGTATCACTACTCTTGATAGTGAAGTATCTCCCCAAAGGGTGGAAATTTTGCCGCGTCAAGTTATCGGAGTGGGAAATGTAGGAAAAACACCAGGAGAAGCTAAATATACTCTTTATAATCCCACTAGCAACCATGTAGAATTTAAAACTGTTCGCTATGGTGTTAGTCAGGGATTTCAGTTAAATTCAAGCAAAAAAGTGGCGTTTTAA
- a CDS encoding metallophosphoesterase family protein: protein MKIAVMSCIHSNYEALDAVLLDIDQQKAEKIFCLGDLVGYGPYPNAVVTQIRSLDIPTCAGCWDEDIVEGLNSCDCSYPSLLAEKRGKIAHEWTHKELYPENQEFLAKLPHGLSQDNLVFFHGSPQSNHEYLLPELDAFAALERVISADADVLFCGHTHVPYVRTLDAGSLQVRVQGAGVEEKEINFSTPIKRIVNVGSVGEPRHGRPNATYVIYDTDTQAVSLREVPYDYHKTCAAIIEKGLPAIFAWRLAQGLEYAERADDPTHVCTR from the coding sequence ATGAAAATAGCAGTTATGTCCTGCATTCATAGTAACTATGAAGCCTTGGATGCAGTCTTGTTAGATATTGACCAACAAAAAGCCGAAAAAATATTTTGTCTGGGTGATTTAGTCGGATACGGCCCATATCCTAATGCAGTAGTTACACAAATCCGTTCTCTAGATATTCCTACCTGCGCTGGTTGTTGGGATGAAGATATTGTAGAAGGCTTAAATTCCTGTGACTGTAGTTATCCTTCACTATTAGCTGAAAAACGCGGCAAAATAGCCCACGAATGGACACATAAAGAACTCTATCCCGAAAATCAGGAATTTCTCGCCAAACTACCCCACGGATTAAGTCAAGATAATTTGGTTTTCTTTCATGGTAGCCCCCAAAGTAACCATGAATATTTATTACCAGAACTTGACGCTTTTGCCGCCTTAGAAAGAGTAATTTCCGCAGATGCAGATGTATTGTTTTGCGGTCATACTCATGTACCCTATGTCCGTACTTTAGACGCAGGTAGTCTGCAAGTTCGCGTTCAAGGTGCGGGAGTCGAAGAGAAGGAAATTAACTTTTCTACTCCTATCAAGCGAATTGTCAATGTAGGTTCAGTCGGAGAACCCCGACATGGGCGACCCAATGCCACATATGTAATTTATGACACAGATACTCAAGCAGTAAGTTTAAGAGAAGTACCTTACGACTATCACAAAACCTGTGCAGCCATCATCGAAAAAGGTTTACCAGCAATTTTCGCATGGCGTTTAGCCCAAGGTTTGGAATACGCAGAAAGGGCTGACGACCCAACCCATGTTTGTACTAGATGA
- a CDS encoding GTP-binding protein, producing the protein MKVLNITVVAGLAGSGKTTWICQQMQNLTASENIIYFNPGTGNVPIDQTRLAAEFPHVQVFQDGQEVEFLHQLATAETVYIELGFYLELSSIQKILDGLSYQALAILPPKLQDSEYHAWADKIIKGADIDPNITANKLWRVPSSGQVIDEDSLREFWYEVTHGAYGFVSRAKGIFDVADGRVLYADFVAGVPTIDFLELDLPRHLEGRPQRFSGMEVLGQNLDESTMRQTLEDCYLSETAIAQYQQQVKQILVEEIIE; encoded by the coding sequence ATGAAGGTACTAAATATAACTGTTGTGGCTGGACTGGCTGGCAGTGGCAAAACTACCTGGATTTGCCAACAAATGCAGAATCTCACCGCTAGTGAGAATATAATTTATTTTAACCCTGGGACTGGAAACGTTCCCATTGACCAGACGCGCCTAGCTGCGGAATTTCCTCATGTGCAAGTTTTTCAGGATGGACAAGAAGTTGAGTTTCTGCACCAATTAGCAACAGCCGAGACTGTCTATATCGAATTGGGGTTTTATCTGGAATTAAGTAGTATCCAAAAAATATTAGATGGTTTATCTTACCAAGCCTTGGCTATCCTGCCGCCAAAACTTCAGGATTCTGAGTATCATGCTTGGGCAGACAAAATTATTAAAGGTGCAGATATTGACCCTAATATTACCGCCAATAAGCTTTGGCGTGTTCCCAGTAGTGGCCAAGTGATTGATGAAGACAGTTTACGAGAGTTTTGGTACGAAGTAACTCATGGTGCTTATGGTTTTGTGAGTCGCGCCAAGGGGATTTTTGATGTGGCTGATGGTCGGGTGCTATATGCAGATTTTGTTGCTGGTGTACCAACAATCGATTTTCTGGAATTAGACTTACCACGTCACTTAGAAGGTAGACCGCAAAGATTTAGTGGGATGGAGGTATTAGGACAGAATTTAGATGAGTCTACCATGAGACAAACCTTAGAAGATTGCTATTTATCAGAAACTGCGATCGCACAATACCAACAACAGGTAAAACAAATTTTAGTTGAGGAGATTATAGAATGA